Below is a genomic region from Terriglobales bacterium.
AGGCGGTCAGCAACAAGACGAGCGCAATCGGCAGAAGAAGCAGCGCTGGCGGCTGACGGCGCATAAAAACGGGATTATAGGACAGGTAGGATGAAGCCGCCGCCGTTTCATCCCAGCGTTCCGGTTCCGGAACGCACTTGGACCGGCCGGCGGTCTCCGCGTTCCGAGAACTCGGTACTGGGTACTCGGTACTCTCCTATTCTCCGTAGGTCTTCTTGAGATACTGCCCGATGTCCTCTTCCAGGCGTCCATATCCGGCTCGCACGGTCGTGCGCAGCGCGGTTTCGGTGCTGGCGCCCTCGCCGATCCGTTCCAGCACGCGCACCACGTCGCTCATGCCGTAGGTGTCGCGGATGTAGTCCACCGCCGCCAGGGATTCGAGGTACGCCACCGTCGCCTGCGCCGACGAGAAGCGCGTGAACGGTCCTTCCAGCGCGTTCAGCGGGATGTGGCGCTGCGTCAGAAAAAGCTGCGCCAGCATGCGTCCGTAGGGCGCCGAGTTGCGCGGCTCCAGCGCCATGGCCACCCCTTCGTTCAGCCACACCGGGCAACGATTGCGCGTGATCTGGTTGATGAAGGAGTGCGCCAGCTCGTGCTTGAGCACGCGCGAGAGTTCGCCGGTCATGCGTTCCAGGCCCTCCACCGGGATGCGCAGCTTGCCGTCGTTCAGCGCCCCCATCCACGCCGGCGCCTGGGTGACGTCGCTGAAGGCCTGCTCGGTGTAGAGGATCACCGGGATGGTCTCACGCGGAGCCACGCCCAACTCGTTCACCAGCGCGTCGTAATGCGCTTCCAGAGTCGCCAGGATGTCCCGCCGCAACTCCGCCGACACCTGGCGCCCTTCGTAGCGCATGGAGAAATGGCCGCTCTCCTGCTGGCCGTAGGTGGACTCGGCGGCCAGGTCGCGCTCCGCCTGCGCCAGGTATTGCTCGACTACGGCGCTGGGACGCAGCGCCAGCGACTTCCGCCACGCCTTCACCGCTTCTTCGGTCTTTCCGGAGTAGAACAGCGCCAGGCCCAGCAGCCCGAAGGCGTCCGCCGAATTCGGCGCCAGGCGGGTGGCCTGCTCCGCCCGCGAGATGGCTTCCTGATAGCGCTTCAGTTGCACCAGTACCGCGACGTAGTGCTCCAGCAGCACGGCATGTTCCGGAAGATAAGCGACGGCGCGCTCCAGGTGCCGCCGCGCCTGCTCCGGGCTGCCATGGTTGAGCTCGTGCTGCGCGGCGACGAAGTAGGCGGCGGCGGCCTGGTCGGGCTTCGAGGGATCGTCGAGCGCCGCCAGGGCTTCGGTGTCCACGCGCCCGTCGCGAACCACCCGCGCCAGCAATTCATCGGCGCGCTCTACCGGTTGGCTGGGCGCGAGCATGGGCAATTCCGCCCGCGAGGAGGCCGCCGGCGGCGCACTCCCGGCGTCGATTCGCTCCACCAGTGACTTGGCGATGGCGTAGGTGTTGTCGCCGATCTCATACTCGATGCGGCTGCCCTTTTCACGCACCCGGTCGGCCACGATTGAGCGTCCGTTTTTCAGGCGGATAGTCTCCGCTGCGGCCGGCACAGCCACATGGGCACTGAGGAAACACGCAGAAAGAAGGATGAGAAAGGCCCGCACAACCCGGATTCTAGCAGTAAAGAGGACAGCCACACGCTGAGCGACATGATCGCGAAGCTAGTTTGCAAACGTGCGTTGATTACGAAAGTGAGCTGCGGTTCATCCCATCTCTTTTCTGCGGTGCACAGTCGCCATGCCCGCAAATGCTTGAACGCAAGGCAGCTGCCCTCATGTTCCGCTTCCGGAACAAAACCGGCCCAGTCGTGCGCAACGTCTGTAAGGTCCTGTATCCTGCGCGGTCGCCTTAGCATCCCTCAATGGGCTCGAGGCGATCGCGGCTGGAAACTCCGTCGGAGGCAATCGATGCTCGCTCGCCTTGTGGCTCTGCTTTGCGTGTTGGCCCTTTCTCCCGCACTTGTCTTCTCGCAGCCCCCACCGAACCTGGGCAAGGTGAAGGACCAGACCGTCTACGCCCCGTTCTGGAGTCTGGAGCCCGGCTGGTCCAC
It encodes:
- a CDS encoding peptidase MA family metallohydrolase, whose product is MRAFLILLSACFLSAHVAVPAAAETIRLKNGRSIVADRVREKGSRIEYEIGDNTYAIAKSLVERIDAGSAPPAASSRAELPMLAPSQPVERADELLARVVRDGRVDTEALAALDDPSKPDQAAAAYFVAAQHELNHGSPEQARRHLERAVAYLPEHAVLLEHYVAVLVQLKRYQEAISRAEQATRLAPNSADAFGLLGLALFYSGKTEEAVKAWRKSLALRPSAVVEQYLAQAERDLAAESTYGQQESGHFSMRYEGRQVSAELRRDILATLEAHYDALVNELGVAPRETIPVILYTEQAFSDVTQAPAWMGALNDGKLRIPVEGLERMTGELSRVLKHELAHSFINQITRNRCPVWLNEGVAMALEPRNSAPYGRMLAQLFLTQRHIPLNALEGPFTRFSSAQATVAYLESLAAVDYIRDTYGMSDVVRVLERIGEGASTETALRTTVRAGYGRLEEDIGQYLKKTYGE